A genome region from Candidatus Abyssobacteria bacterium SURF_5 includes the following:
- a CDS encoding ABC transporter ATP-binding protein, with product MSECAIEARGLTKRFGRNVAVDGLELAIPYGRVYGFLGRNGAGKTTTIKMLLGLLSPTCGNISVLGLDPRKQAKAIKLQVGYVAENQRMYGWMKVKEILKFTAGFYSTWDKELVQESIERFELDPEAKVKSLSQGQRMRLALVLALAHNPRLLILDDPTMGLDPISRKEFLNDIISSLREGGRTIFFSTHLLAEIERVADSVAIIDRGKLKVAGEIDFLKSTTKGIRLTFADSPPKQISVEGLLRVQTNGRDCVITVKDFSETKVDVLRLQYDPVHHEVIDLSLDDIFSEFVLS from the coding sequence TTGTCTGAATGTGCGATTGAGGCAAGAGGTTTGACGAAGCGGTTTGGCCGGAATGTAGCCGTGGACGGCCTGGAATTGGCGATTCCGTACGGCAGGGTGTACGGGTTTCTCGGAAGGAACGGCGCGGGCAAGACGACGACAATCAAGATGCTCCTGGGGCTGCTGTCACCGACCTGCGGGAACATTTCGGTTCTCGGGCTGGACCCACGAAAGCAGGCAAAGGCGATCAAGCTTCAGGTCGGCTACGTTGCGGAAAATCAACGTATGTATGGCTGGATGAAAGTGAAAGAGATCCTCAAGTTTACCGCCGGATTCTATTCAACGTGGGATAAAGAGCTTGTGCAGGAATCGATTGAGCGGTTCGAACTGGACCCCGAGGCAAAAGTCAAATCGCTTTCACAGGGCCAGCGGATGCGGCTTGCGCTGGTCCTGGCGCTCGCGCACAATCCGCGTTTGCTGATACTGGACGATCCAACGATGGGTCTTGACCCGATCAGCCGGAAGGAATTCCTGAACGACATCATTTCCTCCTTGCGGGAAGGAGGCAGAACGATTTTCTTTTCGACTCATCTCTTGGCCGAGATCGAGCGAGTGGCGGACAGCGTCGCCATTATCGATCGAGGCAAGCTTAAGGTAGCGGGCGAGATCGATTTCCTCAAATCGACCACAAAGGGTATTCGGCTGACATTTGCCGATTCACCGCCGAAGCAGATTTCGGTCGAGGGTCTCCTGCGGGTGCAAACGAATGGACGTGACTGCGTCATAACGGTAAAGGATTTCAGCGAGACAAAGGTTGACGTGCTGCGGCTGCAATATGATCCAGTGCATCACGAGGTAATCGACCTGAGCCTGGATGATATCTTCAGCGAATTCGTCTTGAGCTGA
- a CDS encoding GntR family transcriptional regulator has translation MIIHIDPADGLPIYLQIANEVRHSIAVGALRPGEQLPSVREVAEQITVNPNTVAKAYRELELQGILETRRGTGTFVSQQAVKISRKEKDQILIKLIDRLLDEARHLQVSEEELLRLVTERIEVFEQARKREDIRIV, from the coding sequence ATGATAATCCACATAGATCCTGCGGATGGATTGCCGATATATCTGCAGATTGCAAATGAAGTGAGGCATTCGATTGCGGTTGGCGCATTGAGGCCGGGCGAGCAGCTTCCGTCCGTTCGAGAGGTAGCCGAACAGATAACGGTGAATCCGAACACCGTCGCCAAGGCTTACCGGGAATTAGAGCTTCAGGGGATACTGGAAACCCGCCGCGGGACGGGCACATTCGTTTCCCAGCAGGCGGTCAAGATTTCCCGCAAAGAGAAGGATCAGATTCTGATCAAGCTGATTGACAGGCTCCTTGACGAAGCCCGGCATTTGCAGGTAAGCGAGGAGGAGTTGCTCCGGCTGGTTACGGAGCGGATCGAGGTGTTCGAGCAGGCGAGGAAGAGGGAGGACATCCGCATTGTCTGA
- a CDS encoding VOC family protein, which yields MQKITPHLWFDKEAREAAEFYVYVFPNSRIKDTTTLHDTPSGTVNVVTFELSGQQFMAISAGPLFRFNESISFVVHCDTQEEIDYYWDQLSAVPEAEQCGWLKDKYGLSWQIVPVALDNMMKDKDKKKVARVTEAFLTMKKLDIKALERAYEGNK from the coding sequence ATGCAAAAAATCACGCCACATTTATGGTTTGATAAAGAAGCCAGGGAGGCGGCCGAGTTCTATGTCTACGTTTTCCCTAATTCAAGAATTAAGGATACGACGACGCTTCACGACACCCCATCAGGGACGGTGAATGTCGTCACCTTTGAACTTTCGGGACAGCAATTTATGGCTATAAGCGCAGGTCCGCTTTTCAGATTCAACGAATCGATTTCTTTCGTCGTGCACTGTGATACCCAAGAAGAGATTGATTACTACTGGGACCAGCTCTCCGCGGTCCCCGAAGCCGAGCAATGTGGATGGCTGAAAGACAAGTACGGCCTCTCGTGGCAAATTGTTCCCGTCGCCCTGGACAATATGATGAAGGACAAAGATAAGAAGAAGGTCGCGCGGGTGACCGAAGCGTTTCTAACAATGAAGAAACTAGACATTAAAGCCCTCGAGCGAGCATACGAGGGAAACAAATAA
- a CDS encoding MBL fold metallo-hydrolase, translating into MKRKQYVCLVCGFNMIGFHPDRCPFCGAAKEHFITVEECSARYKVVATPVSDRVTRLNSDPPLGIEHAAYRIETGGGACWIDCPSSFDSSLKRAEKIFFTHHHFLGASNLYRELFAAEVQIHRDDSVHEICRPFTFDAVFDENFVHQGIEAFHVDGHTPGFTFYLFEDVLFICDYVFLDDSGMKYNPFGPAGQTVEGGRRIRDILEGRKLSLACGYNYVIEYDDWKRRFAAGPLFGGY; encoded by the coding sequence ATGAAACGAAAGCAGTACGTCTGCCTGGTCTGCGGCTTCAACATGATCGGCTTTCATCCAGACCGTTGTCCCTTCTGTGGCGCAGCGAAGGAGCATTTCATAACAGTTGAAGAGTGTTCGGCCCGTTACAAGGTGGTGGCTACGCCTGTCAGCGACAGAGTGACGAGGCTGAATTCAGACCCTCCCCTCGGCATTGAGCACGCTGCCTACCGCATCGAGACCGGCGGCGGCGCCTGTTGGATTGACTGTCCTTCATCTTTCGACTCATCCCTGAAACGGGCGGAGAAGATTTTTTTCACTCACCACCACTTCCTCGGAGCTTCCAACCTGTACAGAGAACTCTTCGCTGCCGAGGTACAAATTCACCGCGATGACTCGGTCCATGAGATCTGCCGGCCCTTCACTTTCGATGCCGTCTTCGATGAAAACTTCGTTCATCAGGGAATTGAAGCCTTCCATGTCGATGGGCATACTCCGGGCTTCACCTTTTACCTTTTCGAGGATGTGCTCTTCATCTGCGACTACGTTTTTCTTGATGACTCCGGCATGAAGTATAACCCTTTCGGTCCCGCGGGCCAGACCGTCGAAGGGGGCCGCCGCATCCGCGACATCCTCGAAGGGCGGAAGCTCTCCCTCGCCTGTGGCTACAATTATGTGATCGAATATGATGACTGGAAACGCAGGTTCGCTGCCGGACCGCTCTTTGGCGGATACTGA
- a CDS encoding DUF488 domain-containing protein, producing the protein MKIFTIGHSNRSAEDFLSLLKKYGIEAVADVRRFPSSRTNPHFNQEHLREFLDRNEIGYEWFEDIGGRRKKLKKTSVNMLLRSAGFRNYADYMLTDQFRAGVDALLQMARQHATVLMCAELLYWKCHRMLISDYLVAHDVEVIHIIDHEQARRHELLKGAVVTAEKMVVYPAPTPECSGPTLK; encoded by the coding sequence ATGAAGATCTTCACGATTGGGCACTCCAACCGATCGGCGGAAGATTTCCTCTCGCTTTTGAAGAAGTATGGAATTGAAGCGGTTGCCGATGTCCGGCGCTTTCCTTCCTCTCGAACGAACCCCCACTTCAATCAGGAGCACCTGCGAGAGTTTCTGGACAGAAACGAGATCGGCTACGAATGGTTTGAAGATATTGGCGGGCGCAGGAAAAAGCTGAAAAAGACTTCCGTAAACATGCTCTTGAGAAGCGCCGGCTTTCGCAATTATGCCGATTACATGCTTACCGATCAGTTCCGAGCCGGCGTGGACGCGCTCCTGCAGATGGCGCGGCAGCACGCGACGGTTCTTATGTGCGCAGAGTTACTGTACTGGAAATGTCATCGCATGCTGATATCCGATTATCTTGTGGCTCACGATGTTGAGGTGATCCACATCATCGATCATGAGCAGGCGCGGCGGCATGAGTTGCTGAAAGGGGCAGTCGTGACCGCTGAGAAAATGGTTGTTTATCCCGCGCCCACCCCTGAGTGCTCAGGTCCGACGCTGAAGTAA
- a CDS encoding DNA ligase — protein sequence MGRKDPLDEYKKKRDLRKTSEPAGKKKKRSEQPIFVIQKHAATRLHYDFRIEVDGVLKSWAIPKGPSLIPKEKRLAVPTEDHPMDYADFEGVIPEEEYGGGTVMVWDRGTYRNMKEERGEPVPMSKALEHGHATIWLDGKKLRGGYALTRFRKGKDESWLLVKMNDEHADVEGDVTVDRPESVISGKRIEEIGGNRHE from the coding sequence ATGGGGAGAAAGGATCCGCTCGATGAATACAAGAAGAAGCGGGACCTTCGGAAGACATCGGAACCGGCAGGCAAGAAAAAGAAGAGGTCGGAGCAGCCGATCTTCGTAATCCAAAAGCATGCCGCCACCCGGCTCCATTATGATTTTCGCATTGAAGTGGACGGCGTCTTGAAATCGTGGGCGATTCCGAAAGGGCCGTCTCTAATCCCGAAAGAAAAACGTCTGGCGGTGCCGACGGAAGACCACCCGATGGATTATGCCGATTTTGAAGGCGTGATCCCTGAGGAGGAATATGGGGGCGGCACGGTGATGGTGTGGGACAGGGGAACGTACCGCAACATGAAAGAAGAGCGCGGCGAGCCCGTTCCGATGTCAAAGGCGCTCGAGCATGGACACGCAACCATCTGGCTTGATGGAAAAAAGCTGAGAGGCGGTTATGCGCTCACGCGTTTCCGGAAAGGCAAGGACGAGAGCTGGCTCCTCGTGAAAATGAATGACGAGCATGCGGACGTCGAGGGCGACGTGACAGTGGACCGGCCGGAGTCGGTCATAAGCGGCAAGAGGATTGAAGAGATCGGCGGCAACAGGCATGAGTAA
- a CDS encoding meta-pathway of phenol degradation, whose product MEKILVQLVLKSFVLLSLSVALAFCLPLGATPVDAADHYNLEEGLPAQVVDSLPTSYRNREIQGAFRWDHTHAGGEEFRPEVRFEYGFALNAQAELTVPFQFGEAVEDDGIGDIEVGALYNFNQESLVIPGISVSGHVEFPTSDDGKGVDTTLKFIATKTIGATATFQRVHFNAAWKHNDEDRNDEREDRYVAIIGYDRALTADLLLVVDLVREQAMEDDEESNIFETGVRYQVTPLTVLAAGVGFGFGDESPDARIVVGFQHSF is encoded by the coding sequence ATGGAAAAGATACTGGTACAACTGGTCCTGAAGAGTTTCGTTCTGCTGTCGTTGTCGGTGGCGCTGGCTTTCTGCCTGCCGCTCGGCGCCACGCCGGTCGATGCGGCCGACCATTATAATCTTGAGGAAGGGCTGCCGGCTCAGGTGGTCGATTCACTGCCGACCTCATACCGGAACCGTGAGATTCAGGGCGCATTCCGATGGGACCATACGCATGCCGGCGGGGAGGAGTTTCGGCCCGAGGTCAGGTTCGAGTACGGTTTTGCGCTGAATGCGCAGGCGGAACTGACGGTGCCATTCCAATTTGGCGAGGCAGTTGAGGACGACGGCATTGGCGACATCGAGGTCGGCGCGTTGTATAATTTCAATCAGGAATCGCTTGTGATTCCCGGGATTTCCGTGTCGGGGCACGTTGAGTTTCCGACAAGCGACGACGGTAAGGGCGTCGATACGACACTGAAATTCATCGCGACGAAGACGATTGGAGCAACTGCAACGTTTCAGCGGGTTCATTTTAACGCCGCCTGGAAACATAATGATGAGGATCGCAACGATGAACGCGAGGATCGGTATGTCGCGATCATCGGGTACGACCGTGCCCTGACAGCCGACCTGCTGCTGGTAGTCGATCTCGTTCGCGAGCAGGCCATGGAAGACGACGAGGAGTCCAATATCTTTGAGACGGGCGTGCGGTATCAAGTGACGCCGCTTACCGTGCTGGCTGCCGGCGTGGGTTTCGGTTTCGGGGATGAATCGCCGGATGCGCGGATAGTTGTCGGATTTCAGCATTCCTTTTAA